From Trachemys scripta elegans isolate TJP31775 chromosome 18, CAS_Tse_1.0, whole genome shotgun sequence:
GAGTCTTTTTGTGACGGCCGCCGCCAGGCGGCACAGCCCCGTCTCCACCCGACTCTATGGTAGCTGCAACAGCTGAGCGTGCCCCGGCCCGGAGCTGCCAAGCCCACGTGCTGCACTAGATCCCCGGGGCAGCTTGGCTCGCTTCCCGGCCGCCTGGCTCGCTTCCCGGCCGCCCTCCCAGCCCAGGCCGCTCCGTGAGCCATGGGTGCGGCGCAGGAGGCCCAGGCCTGCCTTGCCTTCTACCGGGGGCTCGGGCAGAGGGAGCCTCTGCGGGATCTCTGTCGGGCCATCCTCACCTTCCTGGAGAAGCTGGAGCAGTTCGCAGGGTGAGTGCTGggcgccaccccctccctccagcgcttgcaccgccatacagctgatcagcgcaagcctgggagggaggaggaatgcggcgtgcttggggaagaagtagggccagggtggggatttggggagggatccaatggggcagtgtcGGGGGGCGAGCCCCTCTGGGCTCCACCTGTGcgccagagcggagggcaaaattgcttgtttgtcccgtgttccgaccgatgttcggtcgggacacgggacaaacaagcaaatatcgggacagtcccaataaaatcgggacttctggtcaccctctTTCCACACTTCTAGCACAGGGCATTACATCAAGGAAAGATCTCTGGATACACACTGCTGAGAACCTCGTCTGTTGCTGTGTTTATGAGGATTTTGAACACTTAAAGTTCTCTGTTCTACTACAGTCATCATCCACACAGTTGACAAAATGTGCTCCCCGCATGGCTAAAATAATCTTTTCCGGTCATTTTGGCCACCCCCCTTTACTAGTTTCCTCCTTTTACTACATCAAACTCAAGATCCCTGACCGTCCCTTCCTAGCTCCATATAATCACACTTCTCCCTTACACCTGAGCATAAatcctcccattcccagccctctccccttaCTATTCCCATCAGATCTTTTTAAGCACTCCTCTATCACACATCTCTTACCCTTGCAAGAACCCACTTCCAggattccttccttccctttcctcaAAGACTTGTGTTtcaggcacaggactgggagtcagatgTGTGTTTTCTTCTCATTTCTGCCCAAAGACTCCCCATTCAACCCTAGGCCACTCATTTCATCTCTGGTGCTTCAGTTACTGACATGTCTCAGAGATGGATACAGCTTAATTAATTTACGGTTGTAAAGTGTACACATAATACAGTGAATGTCACAGAAATTCAGGTACTAATGATCTCTCCCAGCTCTCTTCCCTAAGAGAGATGTGCCATGGTCTTGTCTATCTTAGATTAAAAGCTCCTTGTGGAAAAGGGTCTTACTCTCAAATGCCACATAAGTTTATGGTGCTTTAAAAGTCAGAGGAATTTAGGTTTAGGACTTTGGAAGTGTGCAGAATGAATTTCCAATCGTATAACAGTCCTTTGTGAATGAGCACACACGGACAGCTGGAAAGAGGCATCAGCAACAGCATTTCAGATCAACATTAATGCAATACTGAATGGGGAAGAAAGAACATTTCCATACACTGGGTATTTACTGTAACATACCTGAGAGATCAGAGGGATGATCGTTTTCCCTGCATGGCCACCAATAACAGGAACATTTACTCGAGCTGGATCGAAGCCCTGCAGGAAAACTCATGACtttagcaattatttttaaaagtgtctggGCAAGAAAAGCAGTATGCCTTTAGAGACATTGTGCCCTATTTCTATCCTGGACATTTAATCAGACATCTGCAATGTAATGCTACATGGTGTAGAATAATGGAAACAGTTTAAAGTCTAGTCATGTTCTGAAGAATGAATTAAAACCACATCATAGAAATCTATGTTTATCATCACAGTGACTTTACTCTCAGTAGGCTTTTATCAATGAATTGAAATGCCAACACTACAAACTCCACCTGGGGTATGAAAGTCAAGCTGTTCTCCCACGAGAACCCATCCTGCAACAAGTCTGTTGCTCAGCGGGGCATGTTAGAAACCAACTCACTCTTCCACAGTTGCGTTGGACTCTAGCACGAGTGAAAATGCCACTATCAGTAAGGTAAACATGTGGCTCAGACTCTCAAGGTGCAGCTATGAAATTCTCTTCTGACTACAACTGCACCGTGAAGGACAGAGACCCTATCCTTAGACTATCCAAAGGCTGGAAATAGCAAATCATGTCCCCATATCCTTCAGTTCTTGAGGAATCTGCGACCATTTGGCTCTGTTCACTCATGATTTATGACAAAGAGCATTGCTAATATGAATGATAAAGGTTCATAGCGACAAATCTATTGAAGCAGGAAGATTAAAACCTACCTTTAGTTCAGCCACAAAAGTATTTGCTCTGACAATGTCCAGTGTGGTAACACCAAAGATTCTGTTGGGATTATAAACCCCATGCTTCTTAAAAATTTCAGAGGTTATTGGGATGGTAGAATTTACCTATAATTGAGAAGCAGGTAGGCATGCATTACCACACTAATACTTTTTGATAGCTATTTATGAAGTTTTAACCGGCTTACAAATCCTTACCATGTAAATATcaaacaaaacaataatcatTACAAAAAACTGAGCTTGTTTAGAGAAAGTTATAATATAAACAGATCTAATTAACATGGTAGAGTGAGCCTCTTTACAATACCTATGTTATTTCTACTGTACCATCACAATTTTTATTACACAAGCAAGCTGACAGTAGTGCTCAAATACCTCTGTATACACTAGTGCGCAGTTTTCCTGCGTTAAAGGCCTTCAGCAAACAAAAGTTTATTCAAAGTCTTTGTCAATAACAAAACTGAAGAGGAGAACTCAGACTGGCTGAAATTATGCTTCATCAAGCCTGGCTCAAGACATTCACTGGTTCATTCATGTTATGAAGGGCTGCATATTAAAGAACTAAAGCTTCTAAGCAGATTAATTTACTGGTAGATATATAAATCCTGTGTATCTGTCTCTTGTGGGTGTACCGCATGATATTTGTTTAGGACCTCTATACCATTTTATACCTATGGAACTGGTCATATTCACAGGACTTAAACATGAACTTGGAAATCTAGCTCTAGCCAATTTGTTTTCAGTCACAACAAGATTGGAAAATGTGTTAATAAGGATGATACAACATTAATTTTTGGCTTGTTAATACAGTCAGTTAACTAATGCTGCTAGTCCCTTGGCTTCTCTCCACTATGTATTCAGAGTATCCCAGACATTTATGTTTACCGGGTTAGCAATAATGCAGATCATGGCTTCTGGACAGTGCTTGGCACAGGCAGACGTCAAATTCGCAACAATGGTAGCGTTGGTATTGAACAGGTCATCACGGGTCATACCTGGGAATCAACAAATTGAATATCATTCCAGAAGTTAACCAAGTTGCTCCCATTACAGTGGTTAGGAATGTGAGCAAGCCCTACCCAATTATAACACCAGGAGGGATCAGTGTTGTGTCAAACGCCACCAAATTCTGTCCTACTTCTGGCTGGAGACTCTCCACTTCCGAGAAGGCAATTCACATCCTCCAAGGCTAGTGTCAAGGTTATCCCTTACAACTAGCTTCTGCTAGTAAGAGACTTAGGCCTGGTATACACTTAAAGGTTAGATCAACATAGCTACactggtcaggggtgtgaaaagtccacactcctgactgatgtagctatgccaacctaactccCAGCATAGATTGCTCAGAGAGATGGTATTCCTACAGCAATAGAAAATCCATTCTACTGGTGCAGGTTGTGTCTACGCTACAGggttatgtcagcatagctacgACAATGTAGTTCTGCTGGTAGTCTCCacggtgtagacatatcctaaactTCTCACTCCTGAAATATGCTTGACTACCTACTGGCCTGGGGAACCAGTAGCACAGGTCATAACCCGGATGATAGAGACAGCAGCCTAATGTATTACTATCACCACATCAGTCCAGACAAATACCAGTTAGGGCAGTCATTGAAAGAAGAGTGCACAGAGTAGGGGCAGGTGCACAGTTTTTACCCCATTTTATGTATCCAGGTACTTAAAAGGcccttatcactgtagtatcttgTCATTAAACTGTCAAATATGGATACTCTGCTCATTGTATGGGTGCCACAGCCCTCTTTGTGCTGGCCAGAAGTATAACCGGgttaaaaaaaaggattagatacattcctggaggataggtccatcaatggctcttagccaagatggtaaCAGAAAagaactccatgctctgggtgcccctaaTCCTtcgacttccagaagctgggactggacaacaggggacggatcactcaataattgccccgttcttttcattccctctgaagcacctggcactggccactgtcagaagacaggataactggctagatggaccattggtctgacccacgaTTGGTTACGTTCCTAACACAACAGTTTAAGAACAAGATTTAGAGTCAAGAAGTCTGGGTTTatatagcagagctgggaaatagACTCCCTCTATGACCTTAGagacccttcccccccaaaaaacacaccGAGAAACAAAAGGCAAATTCCACTTATTTGTAAAATTCAGGTAATACATCACAAGGGTGCTGTGAACTTCATTGATATTTGTACAGTTCTCAGATCCTCTGAAGGGACAGCACTATAAAAGTGCCAGCACAACATTAATTGTATACTCCCAAGACTGGTCTCTAGTCCCAGTTCCCAGCAGGATAAAATGAAGTTTTGTTCCTGGAACGTCGATCAGTACTACTTCCAGCATGAAGCCTTTATGGGCTTTTCTATGATGCTCATAACTCTAGCATGAGTGCCTCATATATTCAATAATTCATTAAATACTTGTCTACCTTGCAGGTGtgtatcccccttttacagatgaggaacttgGAAACAGAAAGATTGTCTAATGTCTCAGAGGAATTCTATGGCACAGCCAGAAACAGACCCCAAAAACCAGAGTCCGTCCAGTGCTCTAAGCCCAAGATGATCTTCTGAGGGACTTGCAGACTCAAGATAGAAGTAGTGGCGTAGCATTTCAGGCCTTACCACAATAATCCAAACATTTTAAGAGTGCTACGTTCAATAAAATTAAGACCCACCTGGTTTTCTAGGGACTCCTGCAGGAATAACTACAACTTCACAGCCCTTTAAACAGTCTGGCAACTGCTCAGATCCAATAAAACCTGCAATGGAAGATCCAGGTAACTATGCATTTCACTGTTCCAGTGAAAGATTAAACTGTCCAAATCAAATTTAGTAGTGTATGAAACTGTATGTTTAAGGATATCCATGTTCATTTTTAATGTAGCCTTCGCCGCCTTCAATATTAATTTCATCCCTTAGAATGAGAATGGCTGAGTCTCTCTAGTAAAATTCAAACCATCTAATATGCAAATACCACTGTCCTCAGAAGAAATGTTTGTAATTATAGTCCATGAATCAAAACAAATCCCTATGCCTCCTATCAAGCAGCAAGCAAAACTTTCTCCTTTGAGAACAAACTCTATAAATGAAATGGAAACTAGAAGAGTAAATATATCATAAAAGTGAAActttagatagattttttttttttttgagattgcCTATACCAAGCCACACCCTTGGGAGATTCATTCTAGGAGTGTAGATTCAGACAGGCTCTCTCAAACAGCTACACTATGGTAACTGTATTTTCCTACAAAGTTCTGAGTTTATCAAAGTAAGAAAATACAGCTGCTATCTAAAGTCTACAATCAAATTTCTCAATTTTTACTGAATTTATTCTGGTAGCCAGTGTGAACTTTCACATTCATCAAAAACAGTTTTTcagtggacaaaaaaaaaataaaaaatgaaacagtAGGTAAAGATGTTCTGACCATCTTAGCAGCAGCTGATCTATTTAACTAAATCTTGTTCTGAGAAGTTATTTGGAGAAATAAGCTATTTCCAGTTTTAGTTTCAAGTTAACAGGAATGTAATTATTTATAAAAGACAAGTAGTGCCCCACGTCATATATATAGTAATATTGTTGTGTATCCTACACATAACACATAGTGAGAATCACTTCAATCTAGGACCTCTGTGTGCACAGTAATATGCCTCAGATAATTAATGACTACTTACGTACCTTTGACATTGGCTCTTGTCTCAATGTGGCTGAGGTCAGCTGCAACGCCAGGGGTGTGAGCAATATCGTACAAGTTGAGGTGGCTCACTAAGGGGCTATTCTTCAGTAGAAGGGAAAGAGGCTGGCCAATCCCTCCAGAGGCACCCAGCACTGCCACTCTAGCATtgctctgaggagaaaagaaagaaggaCACAGATGTTTTTTAGCAGTTACTCAATAATGGCTTTGGAGCCTTCATCACACTTAAGTTTGCTTCTGATTTTTGAAGAGCTCTGTTTGTCTCAgttgagttttgtttttaaaccagacAGGGGGCAAACTGGATTCAAAACTAAACTCTTATGGAAGACAGTTTCTTAAAGGAAGTATCAGTAGCAAGTCTTTGGAGAGATAAGACAAACATTTAAGAGATGCATGCTTCTTCAAAGCTGGATTATTTTCCGTAAGGAAAGATACTCAAACAATTGTCTCTCAATTTAGAAATTTTTCCGCCATGGTAAATACCGTCCAGAACTCTGCTAGGagaagggccctaccaaattcatggccatgaaaaacacatcatggaccgtgaaatctggtcttgtgtgtgcttttaccttatactatacaaATTTGATGGGAGAAgaccatttctcaaattgggggccctgattcaaaaggaagttgcaggggggttgcaaggttattttaggagggtcacagtattgccacccttacttctgcgctgccttcagagctaggcggctggagagcggcaggtgttggccaggcgcccagctctgaaggcagcgccccaccagaaGCAGAGcaaaagggtggcaataccgtaccaAGCCAatcttacttctgcgttgctgctgcCAGTGACTCTGACTTCAGagcagggctcccagccagcagccgccactctccagctacccagctctgaaggcagtgctgctgccagcagcagagcagaattaagggtagcagtactgcaaccccccctacaataaccttgtgactcacacacacacaactcctttttgggtcaagacccctacaattacaacaccgcaAAATTtcacatttatgatttttaaaatcctatggccatgaaattgaccaaaatggaccgtgaatttggtagggccctagctatgggTCTACCTTCTGGTTTATTAGAGACACACAATTCTGTGGCTATTCCAGTTTTAGTTGCCAATATTAGAAGAAAGAATCTGCTTCCCTCATAAGCTAGTTGAGTGAGTGACCATGCTGCAGGCTGTGCCAGCTCCTTATTGGATTAGCAGCTGAGGAGTTGTACCTTGAGCTGCTGCGTCTCCATTGCAGGACCAGCGCTTGGGCTTCAACCCCCCCTCCATAACAGGCCAACTAGCTCTAGCTTAAAGCACCACGATCGAGCTAGATGTGTTTGTGGACAGGAGTTGCGTTAGGGGCAAATCCTGAGTTACAGTTCAAACTAACAATGCAGCGTAGAAAAATCCTGAGATGTGGCAGCTAAATTCCTGTG
This genomic window contains:
- the MDH2 gene encoding malate dehydrogenase, mitochondrial; translated protein: MLLARLSGPAAALRKGIATSAQSNARVAVLGASGGIGQPLSLLLKNSPLVSHLNLYDIAHTPGVAADLSHIETRANVKGFIGSEQLPDCLKGCEVVVIPAGVPRKPGMTRDDLFNTNATIVANLTSACAKHCPEAMICIIANPVNSTIPITSEIFKKHGVYNPNRIFGVTTLDIVRANTFVAELKGFDPARVNVPVIGGHAGKTIIPLISQCTPRVEFPQDQLETLTGRIQEAGTEVVKAKAGAGSATLSMAYAGARFVFSVLDAMNGKEGVIECSFVRSEETECPYFSTPLLLGKNGIEKNLGIGKISPYEEKMIVEAMTELKASIKKGEEFVKSMK